One segment of Candidatus Babeliales bacterium DNA contains the following:
- a CDS encoding helix-turn-helix domain-containing protein codes for MKNKFFKDLKVGLEDVIAHKKGKLNLRSDIIEVPEPPSEYKPHQIKKIRITQRYSQGIFAKILNVSIKTVQSWESGQRSPSHAALRLLEIIEKGIYKPDIYKRN; via the coding sequence ATGAAAAATAAGTTTTTTAAAGATCTAAAAGTTGGACTTGAAGATGTAATTGCTCATAAAAAAGGCAAGCTTAATCTTCGTTCCGATATTATAGAGGTACCTGAGCCACCTTCAGAATATAAACCTCATCAAATAAAAAAAATAAGAATAACTCAACGCTATTCGCAAGGGATATTTGCAAAAATTCTTAATGTGAGCATAAAAACGGTGCAATCATGGGAATCTGGGCAACGATCTCCGAGTCACGCTGCGTTGCGTTTGCTTGAAATTATTGAAAAAGGAATTTACAAGCCTGATATATATAAAAGAAATTAA
- a CDS encoding EndoU domain-containing protein, whose protein sequence is MKSTKFFLSLNIILFFPILCMERELANYQAADAFNRSAIVSIDNFAVRHLQQESNRFSCDMRVIPQNRSFIAQREIFQDKIKNDYYRYLHSREGYKLSTKMQVIEQEINHTLNILRNCCLKDEKYRLYLPEFVSLKIQESTLNSYLISTKEKMARILFKNGVPQKLTESDRKDLNKLIDSLEKQTKEWFKYDYYTIVKEIDNASSSYKCFNDSQLEKQLSSSQPLQQITEVMDLCKKDEFQKAAEIINQNKGFWHFVNESRQVHKSFLRKLYLTHFKNKFDEFGIDKKFQKDPLYKTIRKHIIAEQCSLSTVERIKKNNAIPIPDEKMKEFFIYREELYNNLLQTVGITKPSPEVSEFLYNVVLFLDDTQNFHKMAHFCAHGAYRDSYMLEEKDVYDQLFDERGLPKFLDIFNNELLKDINIPANIHFKEHAIERECLFNLARLDVNDEQLKNIVNDGIQCIMKACDTENLKVALAYRSLAQSFVHAIYHQQSDALLKCGNVLQINTNERHIKLQLRLIPIIASLAERIHHSNLVVNEEKKYAEDILLSIDDLYGKVIHQNSVFSENKLQKICNRIEQQNLVGAFKNDGLFINPQETIIARFDIDEQKQFGLLNIIEEEKNALIKCNPIETVEKTFGLDAQCLEYIFLNEQERAIVSDIDNNQVLIEKINTIVTDMQNEAPSILTTTIPSNIGELSLKEYIAYINELQEKIALRRDAFFIGLGSKHRQAINKCINILSKYSEIAGLELLKKAVETTDMIQHPIEATYNLVKGTGQLLHFMGKFAVAYSGDLPLQDLQIQYRKEIDEVLTTLYELPTYQKFSLLINYCADTFVWRGFSTVLVKTKPLLINASNQLLQVGQQVIKVPEQFNLINKLRNLAQKEVRAIEAIEWGQGAVRSVEHGSKEASDIIGKVKDTICKEMDFAPKDIDLSNAHKVAETSENTSQISKMQKAGNSLTRKTVRNKSGNCIDPSKNKYKPKSKVSAKKEIIETPEKTKFSKRAEKQNIKKNKKIAEQPGKKLSKEIEELHSKFDGLEKGYDVFEGKDINFNYEHVCQPDITISGKASGWHHDVGGWFKNQIRRFKGKEIEILSMEKVQHGIYELEWRYMNGKVKTSTFFPSDWSRTKVHEKVFEAFNYCKQKKKLFEFNPQKSNWILIGKTNEGIKIKMVFNKSGKIITYYPVFKG, encoded by the coding sequence ATGAAATCGACAAAATTTTTCTTATCATTAAACATTATATTGTTTTTTCCCATTTTGTGTATGGAAAGAGAACTTGCTAATTATCAAGCAGCGGATGCTTTCAATAGATCTGCAATTGTTTCAATAGATAACTTTGCGGTACGGCATTTGCAACAAGAATCAAATCGCTTTTCTTGTGATATGCGTGTTATCCCGCAAAATAGATCGTTTATTGCGCAACGAGAAATATTTCAAGACAAAATAAAAAACGATTATTACCGATATCTACATTCTAGGGAGGGTTATAAGTTATCAACTAAAATGCAGGTTATTGAACAAGAAATAAATCATACATTAAATATTTTACGAAATTGCTGTTTAAAAGATGAAAAATATCGTCTGTATTTGCCAGAATTTGTGAGCCTTAAAATTCAAGAATCAACCTTAAATAGCTATTTAATTTCGACTAAAGAAAAAATGGCCAGAATTTTGTTTAAAAATGGCGTACCGCAAAAATTAACTGAATCAGATCGTAAAGATCTTAATAAACTTATCGATTCTTTAGAGAAACAAACAAAGGAATGGTTTAAGTATGATTATTATACCATCGTTAAAGAAATTGATAACGCGAGTTCAAGTTATAAATGTTTTAATGATTCACAATTAGAAAAACAATTAAGCTCGAGTCAGCCACTACAGCAAATTACAGAAGTAATGGATCTGTGTAAAAAAGATGAATTTCAAAAAGCTGCAGAGATAATCAATCAAAATAAAGGATTTTGGCATTTTGTTAACGAATCACGACAGGTACATAAATCTTTTTTAAGAAAATTATATCTTACGCATTTTAAAAATAAATTTGATGAATTTGGTATTGATAAAAAGTTTCAAAAAGATCCATTATATAAAACAATTAGAAAGCATATTATTGCAGAACAGTGTTCATTATCCACTGTTGAACGCATAAAAAAAAATAATGCAATTCCAATTCCTGATGAAAAAATGAAGGAATTTTTTATATATCGTGAAGAGCTCTATAATAATTTGTTACAAACGGTGGGTATCACTAAGCCTTCTCCAGAAGTCAGTGAATTCTTATATAATGTAGTTTTATTTCTTGATGATACGCAAAATTTTCATAAGATGGCTCATTTTTGTGCTCATGGTGCTTATCGTGATAGTTACATGCTTGAAGAAAAAGACGTATATGATCAATTATTTGATGAACGTGGCTTGCCAAAATTTCTTGATATCTTCAATAATGAGTTGCTAAAAGATATTAATATTCCTGCTAATATTCATTTTAAAGAACATGCGATTGAACGAGAATGTTTATTCAATTTGGCTCGTTTAGATGTAAATGATGAACAATTAAAAAATATTGTAAATGATGGTATTCAATGCATTATGAAGGCATGTGATACCGAAAATCTTAAAGTAGCGTTAGCCTATCGCTCTTTAGCACAATCTTTTGTACACGCAATTTATCATCAACAAAGCGATGCGTTATTAAAATGCGGCAATGTTTTGCAAATCAATACAAATGAACGTCATATTAAATTACAGTTACGTCTTATTCCAATTATCGCTTCACTTGCAGAAAGAATACATCATTCAAATTTAGTTGTTAATGAAGAAAAAAAGTATGCAGAAGACATTCTTTTATCAATTGATGATTTATATGGAAAAGTGATACATCAAAATTCGGTATTTAGTGAAAATAAATTGCAAAAAATATGCAATCGTATTGAGCAACAAAATCTTGTAGGTGCTTTTAAAAATGATGGCCTATTTATTAATCCCCAAGAAACAATTATAGCAAGATTTGATATTGATGAACAAAAACAATTCGGTTTGCTTAATATAATTGAAGAAGAAAAAAATGCATTAATAAAATGTAACCCTATAGAAACGGTTGAAAAAACATTTGGTCTAGATGCGCAATGCTTGGAGTATATATTTTTAAATGAACAAGAACGAGCAATAGTAAGTGATATTGATAATAATCAAGTATTGATTGAAAAAATTAATACAATTGTTACTGATATGCAGAATGAAGCGCCATCAATTCTTACCACAACTATTCCTTCAAATATTGGTGAATTAAGCTTGAAAGAATACATTGCATATATCAATGAATTACAAGAAAAAATAGCACTCCGTCGAGATGCTTTTTTCATAGGCTTAGGTAGCAAACATCGTCAAGCCATAAATAAATGTATAAACATTTTAAGCAAGTATTCTGAAATTGCTGGATTAGAATTACTAAAAAAAGCGGTTGAAACAACTGATATGATACAGCATCCAATAGAAGCAACATATAATTTAGTTAAAGGCACCGGCCAATTGTTACATTTTATGGGTAAATTTGCAGTTGCTTATTCAGGTGATCTGCCGTTGCAAGATTTACAGATACAATACCGTAAAGAAATTGATGAGGTTTTAACTACGCTTTATGAATTGCCGACTTACCAAAAATTTAGCCTTCTTATAAATTATTGCGCTGATACATTTGTGTGGCGTGGTTTTAGTACCGTGCTTGTAAAAACAAAACCATTATTGATTAATGCGAGCAATCAATTATTGCAAGTCGGGCAGCAAGTAATAAAAGTTCCAGAGCAATTTAATCTTATTAATAAATTACGTAACCTTGCTCAAAAAGAAGTACGAGCAATTGAAGCGATCGAATGGGGACAAGGAGCAGTCCGTTCAGTTGAGCATGGATCAAAAGAAGCATCAGATATTATCGGAAAAGTTAAAGATACCATTTGCAAAGAAATGGATTTTGCACCCAAAGATATAGATCTTAGTAATGCACATAAAGTAGCAGAAACAAGTGAAAATACTAGTCAAATAAGCAAAATGCAAAAAGCAGGCAATTCTTTGACGCGCAAAACAGTACGCAATAAATCAGGAAATTGTATTGATCCCTCAAAAAATAAATATAAGCCAAAAAGCAAAGTATCTGCAAAAAAAGAAATAATAGAAACGCCGGAAAAAACTAAATTTAGTAAACGTGCTGAAAAACAAAATATTAAAAAAAATAAAAAAATTGCCGAGCAACCTGGCAAAAAGCTTTCAAAAGAAATAGAAGAATTACACTCCAAATTTGATGGTCTAGAAAAAGGTTATGACGTTTTTGAAGGAAAAGATATTAATTTTAATTATGAACATGTTTGCCAACCGGATATAACCATTTCGGGCAAAGCCTCTGGTTGGCACCATGATGTTGGTGGTTGGTTTAAAAATCAAATCAGGCGTTTTAAAGGGAAAGAAATTGAGATATTATCAATGGAGAAAGTGCAACATGGTATTTATGAATTAGAATGGAGATATATGAATGGTAAAGTTAAAACTTCAACTTTTTTCCCCTCTGATTGGAGTAGGACTAAAGTTCATGAAAAAGTTTTTGAAGCATTTAATTATTGTAAGCAAAAGAAAAAACTATTTGAATTTAATCCCCAAAAAAGTAACTGGATATTAATCGGGAAAACCAACGAAGGAATTAAGATAAAAATGGTATTTAATAAATCTGGAAAAATTATAACTTATTATCCAGTTTTTAAAGGTTAA
- a CDS encoding UTP--glucose-1-phosphate uridylyltransferase, with amino-acid sequence MDIIKAVIPAAGLGTRFLPFTKAVPKEMLPLLNKPAIQYIIEEGIAAELKNFIMITSKEKHAISNHFDSNIELDMILKERGNSEILHTLTRITQTAAFSYVRQIEPRGLGHAIWSARHLIGKEYFGIFLPDDIIISKIPALAQLMKIARQERASVIAIQEVPMDEVSSYGVIGIKKQITPNLFQVSHVVEKPEQKDAPSNLAIVGRYVLSNKIFSCLEEIETDEQEELQLTDAISQMIHKNEKVFAYKIQGVRYDIGNPIGWIKAIIGCALQDPYYAPHISKFLEDRKALEEFIYNPTKITEHHL; translated from the coding sequence ATGGACATCATAAAAGCAGTTATTCCCGCAGCTGGTTTAGGAACACGCTTTTTACCTTTTACTAAAGCAGTCCCTAAAGAAATGCTTCCGCTTCTTAATAAACCAGCAATTCAATACATTATTGAAGAAGGCATTGCTGCTGAACTTAAAAATTTTATTATGATAACCTCAAAAGAAAAACATGCCATTAGTAATCATTTTGATTCTAATATTGAATTAGATATGATTTTAAAGGAACGTGGCAATAGTGAAATTCTACATACTCTTACCCGAATCACGCAAACTGCTGCTTTCAGCTATGTACGTCAAATAGAACCGCGCGGGCTTGGTCATGCCATTTGGTCTGCACGACATTTAATTGGAAAAGAATATTTTGGTATTTTTTTACCTGATGATATTATCATTTCCAAAATACCCGCATTAGCACAATTGATGAAAATTGCGCGTCAAGAAAGAGCAAGTGTTATTGCAATTCAAGAAGTACCAATGGATGAAGTATCTTCATATGGCGTTATTGGCATAAAAAAACAAATTACGCCAAATTTATTCCAAGTTTCACATGTGGTTGAAAAACCGGAACAAAAAGATGCCCCTTCTAATTTGGCAATTGTTGGGCGTTATGTGTTATCAAATAAAATCTTTTCTTGTTTAGAAGAAATTGAAACTGATGAACAAGAAGAATTGCAATTAACTGACGCTATCAGCCAAATGATTCATAAAAATGAAAAGGTCTTTGCCTATAAAATTCAAGGTGTACGTTACGATATTGGCAACCCAATCGGTTGGATTAAAGCAATTATCGGCTGCGCATTACAAGATCCTTATTACGCACCACATATTAGTAAATTTTTAGAAGATCGTAAGGCTTTAGAAGAATTTATTTATAATCCTACAAAAATTACTGAACATCACTTATAA
- a CDS encoding phenylalanine--tRNA ligase subunit alpha: MNSIKERIDRIKTEFLSALKQVKKEEDLEKIRLTYLARKGSIAELMSALKSLSLEEKRAVGPLLNKLKQSCEALFEAKQKTLKKELILAEQAKKIHFDVTAYLPNKPKGSLHPLTQIQEEVNDAFISLGFEIADGPEIENEFYNFEALNIPENHPARDMFDTFWLDIPGLLLRTHTSSVQIRTMQEQKPPLAIAAPGRVYRHEATDASHDYTFMQVEGLMVDKNISLGNLLATVRSFMQKIFEKNNLDIRVRPSYFPFVEPGIEIDIECPFCNHGCSVCQETEWIEICGAGLVHPNVLDSCGIDPNEYSGFAFGFGLTRLAMLKYGIPDIRLLHSSNIEFLKQF; this comes from the coding sequence ATGAACTCAATTAAAGAGCGTATTGACCGCATCAAAACAGAGTTTTTATCTGCTTTAAAACAAGTAAAAAAAGAAGAAGATCTGGAAAAAATCCGCTTAACCTATCTAGCTCGCAAAGGTAGCATTGCTGAGCTAATGAGTGCACTAAAAAGTCTTTCCTTAGAAGAAAAAAGAGCGGTAGGCCCATTATTAAACAAACTTAAGCAATCATGCGAAGCTCTTTTTGAAGCTAAACAAAAAACACTTAAAAAAGAGCTCATTCTCGCCGAACAAGCAAAAAAAATTCATTTTGACGTTACCGCTTATTTGCCCAATAAACCAAAAGGCAGCTTGCATCCACTGACGCAGATACAGGAAGAGGTTAATGATGCTTTTATTTCTCTCGGTTTTGAAATTGCCGATGGCCCTGAAATAGAAAATGAGTTTTATAATTTTGAAGCACTCAATATTCCTGAAAACCATCCAGCCAGAGATATGTTTGATACTTTTTGGCTTGATATTCCTGGACTACTTTTACGAACTCATACTTCTTCAGTTCAAATTCGCACAATGCAAGAACAAAAACCGCCGCTAGCTATAGCTGCTCCCGGTAGAGTTTATCGACATGAAGCCACTGATGCTTCTCATGATTATACTTTTATGCAAGTTGAAGGATTAATGGTCGACAAGAATATTTCCCTTGGCAATTTGCTTGCAACTGTTCGAAGTTTTATGCAAAAGATTTTCGAAAAAAATAATCTTGATATTCGCGTTCGTCCTTCTTATTTTCCTTTTGTTGAACCCGGTATTGAAATTGATATTGAATGCCCCTTCTGCAATCATGGTTGCTCAGTCTGCCAAGAAACAGAATGGATAGAAATTTGTGGAGCTGGACTTGTTCACCCAAATGTCTTAGACTCCTGTGGTATAGACCCCAATGAGTATTCAGGGTTTGCATTTGGTTTTGGTTTAACCAGATTAGCAATGTTAAAATATGGCATACCTGATATCCGTTTACTACATTCAAGCAATATTGAATTTCTTAAACAATTTTAG
- a CDS encoding ankyrin repeat domain-containing protein gives MNLLLNYARTVLFPVILLIGVSIQAMEPISLKTQAASAIGRYLDCRELPIDAIDANLPDYLKVDILFWQKYSNKDSYNKALFDRDLRSEYLDDLIKGGADINCTINEETSLISAIKNKKLALFESLVAHGADFKALESNGTTLLMITAQKGAIDIMLFLVKNGAQIDQQDNSGETALLYAAGEGHDVVVQFLINHGADINKSNNKGETALMIAVQEGHTNVVSQLLINNRTQINQQDNKGMSALIHAAYKGNLDIIQLLLQNGAQVNMQDIYGQTALMRAVYMGNLDTIQLLLQNGAQVNMQDIHGQTVLMYEKGNLDIMQLFIQNGAQVNMQNNDGWSALMRAVYMGNLDTIQLLLQNGANINLCDNEHATALIYALLNKQYKLAKLLITHGASINENIINFCKYSTHSTSKKELLLKALLYSCALYGGWKLAKYR, from the coding sequence ATGAATTTATTATTAAATTATGCACGCACAGTGCTTTTTCCTGTAATTTTACTTATTGGCGTTTCTATACAAGCTATGGAGCCAATCTCATTAAAAACACAAGCAGCTTCTGCAATAGGACGCTATCTAGATTGCAGAGAGTTGCCGATTGATGCCATTGATGCAAATCTTCCTGATTATTTGAAGGTAGATATTTTGTTTTGGCAAAAATATTCCAATAAAGATTCCTATAATAAAGCATTATTTGATAGAGATTTGCGATCAGAATATTTGGATGATCTTATCAAAGGTGGCGCTGATATAAATTGTACAATTAATGAAGAAACATCCTTAATCAGTGCGATTAAGAATAAAAAACTAGCATTATTCGAAAGTTTAGTAGCACATGGTGCAGATTTTAAAGCTTTGGAAAGTAATGGTACTACTTTATTGATGATTACAGCGCAAAAAGGCGCAATTGATATTATGCTATTTTTAGTCAAGAATGGCGCACAAATTGATCAGCAGGATAATAGCGGAGAGACCGCTTTGCTGTATGCGGCAGGTGAAGGCCATGATGTTGTGGTGCAATTTCTTATCAATCATGGTGCGGATATTAATAAGTCAAATAATAAAGGTGAAACTGCATTGATGATTGCTGTGCAAGAGGGGCATACAAATGTGGTATCGCAACTTCTTATTAATAATCGCACGCAAATAAATCAGCAAGATAATAAAGGCATGTCGGCATTAATTCATGCAGCATATAAGGGTAATCTAGATATAATACAATTACTTCTACAAAATGGTGCGCAAGTCAATATGCAAGATATTTATGGTCAAACAGCATTAATGCGCGCAGTATATATGGGTAATCTAGATACAATACAATTACTTCTACAAAATGGTGCGCAAGTCAATATGCAAGATATTCATGGTCAAACAGTATTAATGTATGAAAAGGGTAATCTAGATATAATGCAACTATTTATTCAAAATGGTGCCCAAGTTAATATGCAAAATAATGACGGATGGTCAGCATTAATGCGCGCAGTATATATGGGTAATCTAGATACAATACAATTACTTCTACAAAATGGTGCTAATATTAACCTATGTGATAATGAACATGCTACAGCGCTTATTTATGCATTACTTAACAAACAATATAAATTGGCAAAACTACTCATCACACATGGTGCGTCAATTAATGAAAATATCATAAATTTTTGCAAATATTCAACACATAGTACAAGCAAAAAAGAATTGCTCCTTAAAGCTTTATTATACAGTTGTGCATTATATGGTGGTTGGAAATTGGCAAAATATCGATAA
- the dnaE gene encoding DNA polymerase III subunit alpha, which yields MAQHFTHLHMHTEFSLLDGAISLDRLINFAKEQEFKALAMTDHGNIFGAVKFFQKCKKAGIKPILGMEAYFTPDVTVKSVEKKYYHLILLVQNEIGYKNLCKLISYSYQQGFYFKPRIDYHILEKHSEGLIATSACLGGHIPSLLKHNNEVEAEQRMDWFVSVFGNDRFYFEVQPEEQEEQKILNQKLYEWSTKKNIPLIAAGDCHYLLPEDHEAHEVMLSIQTQHKLTDTDRFSFGDVRAYVKTANEMLNIFKDHPQAVWNSGKIADMCTFDFQTDKLFFPKFEIPQEHTPETYFTQLCEKGLETLITQGRIDQAEIKTYQDRLKIEVDLITSMGFVGYFLVVSDFIQWARRNNIPVGPGRGSAAGSLVAWSLEITNIDPLKYNLLFERFLNPERVTMPDIDIDFCIEGRETVINYVRDKYGHDNVGQIITFGTMMAKGVVKDVARVLGIPFEDANAITSLIPDQLKISLRDALEQEPRIKELINANPKVAKLFEIAFKLEGITRHASKHAAGIVISPEPIDEVLPVYVPSKSTELVTQYAMTELESIGFLKIDLLGLKNLTLIDRAVQLIKKNYDVDINIDMLPLDDEKAFILLREGNTSGVFQFESEGVKEVLRKLQPEKFEDLIAVNALYRPGPLGSGMVDDFIERKHGRQKITYLFDELAPILQETYGVIVYQEQVIKIASAIGGYSLGEADILRRAMGKKKIEVMAEQREIFLSRAAQKEFDNKKSGELFDLMAYFAGYGFNKSHSAAYALIAYQTAYLKAHYPAEFMACLISLEATHPDKMVFYLRETKDMGLGIVPPEINTSDIAFSVVHNGIQFGLQGIKNVGLAALEAIVREREKKSFKDLLDFCTRIDLRTVNKRVIESLICAGAFDQLPGNRAQQHEELEIIIDQALEKKRALETGQMGLFQAAKKSNGDEDDSYSFTARPDWANKEKLEKEREVIGFYLSSHPLDAYKNYIKWLSIQSFDEILNKALQINTLEEPIVIGCGLLNSCKQIMTKKGDRMAFAQLEDISAKCEAIIFPKVFKKVEAWLNNYQVFIIKGSLDLTAQKLCKIKVNELIPVELFFQEWPSIRSTLSLPVAFDAQLIEMIKKTMVNGTIPLEILFEDNGKKLRLKTKESIALDESMLSELEKHNIQIKLHI from the coding sequence ATGGCGCAGCATTTTACGCACTTACACATGCATACAGAATTTTCATTATTAGATGGAGCTATTAGTCTTGATCGATTAATTAACTTTGCAAAAGAGCAAGAATTTAAAGCACTTGCCATGACTGATCATGGTAATATTTTTGGTGCAGTTAAATTTTTCCAAAAATGTAAGAAAGCTGGTATTAAACCGATCTTAGGCATGGAAGCTTATTTTACCCCAGATGTAACAGTAAAATCGGTTGAAAAAAAGTATTATCATCTAATTTTATTAGTGCAAAATGAAATCGGTTATAAAAATCTCTGTAAACTTATTTCTTATTCTTATCAGCAAGGATTCTATTTTAAGCCACGTATCGATTACCATATTTTAGAAAAGCATTCAGAAGGTCTTATTGCAACTTCAGCTTGTCTTGGTGGCCATATTCCTTCGTTGCTTAAACATAATAATGAGGTTGAAGCAGAACAGCGTATGGATTGGTTTGTATCAGTATTTGGCAATGATCGCTTTTATTTTGAAGTACAGCCGGAAGAACAAGAAGAACAAAAAATTTTAAATCAAAAATTGTATGAATGGAGTACTAAAAAAAATATTCCGCTAATTGCGGCCGGCGATTGCCATTATTTATTGCCCGAAGATCATGAAGCACATGAAGTTATGCTTTCAATTCAAACGCAGCATAAACTTACTGATACCGATCGTTTTTCTTTTGGCGATGTACGTGCTTATGTAAAAACTGCAAATGAGATGCTGAATATATTTAAAGATCATCCGCAAGCAGTTTGGAATAGCGGTAAAATTGCCGATATGTGCACGTTTGATTTTCAAACAGATAAACTTTTTTTCCCCAAATTTGAAATCCCACAAGAACATACCCCAGAAACATATTTTACACAGTTATGTGAAAAAGGTCTTGAAACATTAATTACGCAAGGCCGTATTGATCAAGCGGAAATTAAAACTTATCAAGATCGTTTAAAAATAGAAGTAGATTTAATTACTTCAATGGGTTTTGTTGGTTATTTTTTAGTAGTGAGTGATTTTATTCAATGGGCACGCAGAAATAACATTCCGGTAGGTCCAGGACGTGGTTCTGCTGCTGGCTCACTTGTTGCTTGGTCACTTGAAATAACAAATATCGACCCACTTAAGTACAATCTTCTTTTTGAACGATTCTTAAATCCTGAACGTGTCACAATGCCTGATATCGATATCGATTTTTGTATCGAAGGCCGTGAGACGGTTATTAATTATGTGCGTGATAAATATGGCCATGATAATGTAGGGCAAATAATCACTTTTGGTACTATGATGGCCAAAGGGGTAGTGAAAGACGTTGCTCGTGTACTTGGTATTCCATTCGAAGATGCAAATGCTATCACGAGCCTTATACCAGATCAGTTGAAAATTAGCTTGCGTGATGCGTTGGAACAAGAACCACGAATCAAGGAATTAATTAATGCAAATCCTAAAGTAGCAAAATTGTTTGAAATTGCATTTAAACTTGAAGGAATTACACGACATGCTTCTAAACATGCAGCTGGTATTGTAATTTCTCCCGAGCCAATCGATGAAGTGTTACCAGTATACGTGCCATCAAAAAGCACTGAGCTTGTTACCCAATATGCGATGACTGAACTTGAAAGTATCGGTTTTTTAAAAATAGATCTTTTAGGCCTTAAAAACTTAACACTCATTGATCGCGCGGTACAATTAATTAAAAAAAATTATGACGTTGATATCAATATCGATATGTTACCGCTTGATGATGAAAAAGCATTTATTTTGTTGCGTGAAGGCAACACATCTGGTGTGTTCCAATTTGAATCAGAAGGGGTAAAAGAAGTTCTCCGCAAACTACAACCAGAAAAATTTGAAGATCTTATTGCAGTAAACGCCTTATATCGTCCCGGCCCACTTGGTTCAGGCATGGTGGATGATTTTATTGAACGTAAACATGGCCGCCAAAAAATTACGTATTTATTTGATGAACTTGCACCAATATTGCAAGAAACGTACGGCGTTATTGTTTATCAAGAACAAGTAATAAAAATTGCTTCTGCTATAGGCGGTTATTCACTCGGTGAAGCGGATATCTTACGCCGCGCAATGGGAAAAAAGAAAATTGAAGTAATGGCTGAGCAACGAGAAATATTTTTATCTCGTGCCGCACAAAAAGAATTTGATAACAAAAAATCTGGTGAACTTTTTGATCTTATGGCTTATTTTGCCGGCTATGGATTTAATAAATCACATTCTGCAGCTTACGCCCTCATTGCCTATCAAACTGCTTATTTAAAAGCACATTATCCTGCCGAATTTATGGCATGCTTAATCTCTTTAGAGGCAACTCACCCGGATAAAATGGTATTTTATTTGCGCGAAACAAAAGACATGGGCTTAGGCATTGTACCGCCGGAAATAAATACTTCAGATATTGCATTTAGTGTTGTGCATAATGGAATTCAATTTGGCTTGCAAGGAATAAAAAATGTTGGTCTCGCCGCACTAGAAGCTATTGTACGCGAACGAGAAAAAAAATCATTTAAAGATTTGCTCGATTTTTGCACAAGAATTGACTTGCGCACCGTTAATAAACGAGTTATAGAAAGCTTAATTTGTGCGGGCGCTTTTGATCAATTACCCGGCAACAGAGCACAACAACATGAAGAGCTCGAAATTATTATTGACCAAGCGCTTGAAAAAAAACGCGCCTTAGAAACTGGTCAAATGGGGTTATTTCAAGCAGCAAAAAAATCAAATGGCGATGAAGATGATAGTTACAGCTTTACTGCTCGTCCCGATTGGGCAAATAAAGAGAAATTAGAAAAAGAACGTGAAGTTATCGGATTTTATTTAAGTTCTCATCCGCTCGATGCTTACAAAAATTATATCAAATGGCTTTCAATTCAATCTTTTGATGAAATACTTAATAAAGCATTGCAGATAAATACGCTAGAAGAACCCATTGTGATTGGTTGTGGCTTGCTTAATTCTTGCAAACAAATCATGACAAAAAAAGGTGATCGCATGGCATTCGCACAATTAGAAGATATTTCAGCAAAATGTGAAGCCATTATTTTTCCTAAAGTGTTTAAAAAAGTTGAAGCATGGCTTAATAACTATCAAGTTTTCATAATAAAAGGTTCACTTGATCTTACGGCACAAAAATTATGCAAAATTAAAGTAAATGAACTTATACCAGTCGAACTTTTTTTTCAGGAATGGCCATCAATACGTTCTACTTTATCTCTCCCTGTCGCTTTTGATGCACAACTAATTGAAATGATCAAAAAAACAATGGTTAATGGCACTATTCCACTCGAAATTTTATTTGAAGACAATGGCAAAAAATTACGTCTAAAAACAAAAGAATCTATTGCTTTAGATGAATCAATGTTAAGTGAATTAGAAAAACATAATATTCAAATAAAACTACATATTTAA